The genomic interval AATTTTGCgtgtatttctttatatttaataaacatcttTTTAGGCCTGGAAAAGTATGGTACCTTTGCTGGTTTAAATCATCTATCTCTTCAACTGATCTTTGTTGTCTTGCAGCTTTTATGAATGGTTGCAGTACGAGATTTAACCTGGCCTATCAGTGTAGCAAATACCCACCGGCTGGGGGTACCTGTATCAGTGTGAACGGTGAGTGATTTACCTCATTCTGATTGGCTAGCAGTATACTGCCACTCCTCATTCTGATTGGCTAGCAGTATACTGCCACTCCTTCTCATTCTGATTGGCTAGCAGTATACTGCCACTCCTCATTCTGATTGGCTAGCAGTATACTGCCACTCCTCATTCGGATTGGCTAGCAGTATACTGCCACTGATTGACTAGTGAGTTAGCCAATGGGGAACTTTTAAAACTCCTTCCTGTCTGTATCAAGACAgttcaaagctgtgaactcCTGCGTTCTTTCCTTTCCTTAAAACGTATGtaaagtacacatgcactgcaatgtcacagaagaaaacaaagcgTACTACTGTtgtttggaccttctgtgtaagCTCATCCTCAAAACTCCCAATTGTACTGAGAGCAGTAGGTATCAGTATAGTGTAAAGTCGATCAAAACCACCATGGAATCATCTGCCGTCAGAGATATGTTTACCAAAGCTGTCACAGTCAGCTTAACCTATGATTGCTTACCGTAATATTGGATAAACAGGGcccgtgtacatgtaattagactGTCACAGTGTCCAAGGGTGGGGTGCTAACGGCCGCCGGCCTCAAAGCATTTATTGGAAACGacaaaaaaattctgtttttgtattttcccTGACACTAACAACAGCAGttttaataaaatgcaatttgtTTACAACTCTGAAAGCGTTTAAGATTATCTTGATCCTTGTCGTTTAACCCTGCTTTGAAGACTTACAGGCCTTGACAATGTAGtaaacatttgaaacattttaaagtttagcatgtaaaacttcactttcagaagcacaaatTAAAGGCCTTATGTATAAAATCCACCTTTCTGTTTTGTTCCATCATAAAGTTTAGTGTGATTTTATTCAATGATGTTTCATGCTTGTATAGTACTGTAGTGAGggtttgcaatttttttatgcATTCTTTACAGTGTGATCATTTTTAGGCTACAATTTACAACTTTAAACACTTACTTTACTTTGTTAACTTACTTAATTTACATAATTGACATTTGTAGGTCCGGCAAGTTCAACACCAGCTATAACAACCACTACCACAGGTATGATTACATATATCAGATGTATGTGTCCCTATTGGTCATTTGGTTCTCCAAGCTTTGATTTGTGAAGATGAACACTTTCAAGAAACATGAATATCTTAATTAATATCTTAATTAATacgggggcctccatggttcagctctctgacgttggtttggggccatccttggctgaataaaattttgaccaaattAACATCAGAGCAATCGTGGACTCACAGAAGCCGATCTACTCTTGACCATTGAAGTCTCACATTTAAAGCCAGCTAAGGAAGCaccaaaattgttttttttttgtacgggctctaaaaaattcaaaatggagAAAAGTAAAACTATAAATCAATCTTTGAATTTTGGGCGATTCTCtctgtttttatgattttcttgGATTTCTGAGCTTCCCTATCGTGTAAAAATTAGGGTGGCCAAACTCTTGCTTGCTCGGCACCAGCTTTTGTCCGGAGGTTAGTCTGGAGGTTTGTCTGAAGGTAAGTCAGGAGGTTAGTCAGGAGGTTAGTCAAAGGAGTAGTCATTAGGTTTGTCTGGAGGTTAGTCATTAGGTTTGTATGGAGGTTAGTCATTAGGTTTGTCTGGAGGTTTGTCTGAAGGTAAGTCAGGAGTTTGTCAGGAGGTATGTCTGGAGGTTTGTTGGGAGGgttgtcaggaggtttgtctggacGTTAGTCAGTGGGTTTGTCTGGAGgttagtcaggaggtttgtatGGAGGTTAgtcgggaggtttgtcagggggtttgtcaggaggtttgtcaggaaggtttgtcaggaaggtttgtctggaggtttgtcaggaggtttgtctggagGTTAGCCTGGAGGTTAGTCAGGAGAAGGGGATGGTAATCCAATCTTATCTATTTTTTGTTTACAGAAGTTTCAACAGTTCCAGTATCAACAACTGAAGCAGTTTACAGTATGTACACTCATTTATGATTGACATGTACTTTATCTACTCAATTTTAATATAGATTGATATTCAAGGACGACATTGGAATATGTAGATTAAACACAAACAGATGCACAGGCTGGTAATCAGAAAATGCTGTCTAAAAGCATGTTTGTCTTTGTTCTTAACATTTCAAGGTTTCTTCTGCTGTGTGAAGAAAATACTATAAAAGTGGAGGGCTTAGTACTGATTAtagaattttctttaaaatgataaatgttGCTTATATTTAGTCATCCGCATGATTTCGTTGGCTCTTTTTTTTCCAGCTTGCCAGCCAGTTCCAGCAGGTGCTTGTAATGGCGTATTACCTTACGCCTTCACTTCCTTTCCTAACGAGTTTGGCCATGAATCAGCCCCGTCTGCATCTGGGGCTCTGCTGGAGCTCCTTGACAGCAGTTCGCAGTGCCCCCTGGTGGACAAGGAGCTGCTAATCTGTCCGATTTTGTTTCCCAAGTGTGAAGCCTCCAAGCAGATTCCAGCTTGTCGAGCTCTGTGTGAAGGTTTGTACAAGTACGAAgtaaatttttgtaatttttccaCCACCACCGAGGTACAAGTTGAtaaatttttgcctgatttgatttatttatttgattggtgttttacgccatattcaagaatatttcacttagacaacggtggccagcatggTGGAAAGAAATTGGGCAGACACCAtaggaaaccacgaccatctgcggactatgggcagaccttcccacttacggccagagagaaagccagcatgagctggatttgaactcacagcgaccgcattggtaagaggcttctgggtcattgcgccaggTTGCCGTGCTAACCACCTTGTGACCTTTCAGCTGTCTCTTGTTCAGCTGTAATTCCAAACCTGATGTGAATGtaagttttttaaaaacatttttgtatttctcataattatattaattaatgacttttaaaaaaacatttgggAATGATGTAAATGGTTGATTTTATGTCAATTTTATGTCGGTTTCAGCATTACCCATGACTTGTATTCAGTTTCTTGGTCTTGACTGTCGTGCCTTCCCCAATGATGACGACCCTAAAGTGTGTGTGACAGCAGGAGTTGTGGACACATGTAAGTTAGCTGAGAAACCTTGCCTGTGACAGTTTTGGTAACTAAACCCGTTGTTACAGCCAAGAAGCCGAGAAACCCTGCCTgtgacaattttggtagctaaACCCATTGTCACAGCCAAGAAGCTGAAAAAACCTTGTCTGTGACAATTTTGGTAGGTAAACCTGTTGTTGCAGCCAAGAAGCCCTGCCAgtgacaattttggtagcgaaaCCCGTTGTCACAGCCAAGAAGCTGAGAAACCCTGCCTgtgacaattttggtagctaaACCCGCTGTCACAGCCAAGAAGCTGAGAAACCCTGCCTgtgacaattttggtagctaaACCCGCTGTCACAGCAAAGAAGCTGAGAAACCCTGCCTGGgacaattttggtagctaaACCAGTTGTCACAGCCAAGAAGCTGAGAAACCCTGCCTgtgacaattttggtagctaaACCCGTTGTCACAGCCAAGAAGCTGAAAAAACCTTGTCTGTGATAATTTTGGTAGCTAAACCTGTTGTGGCAGCCAAGAAGCTGAGAAACCCTGCCTgtgacaattttggtagctaaACCAGTTGTCACAGCAAAGAAGCTGAGAAACCCTGCCAgtgacaattttggtagcgaaaCCCGTTGTCACAGCCAAGAAGCTGAGAAACCCTGCCTgtgacaattttggtagctaaACCCGTTGTCACAGCCAAGAAGCTGAGAAACCCTGCCTgtgacaattttggtagctaaACCCATTGTCACAGCCAAGAAGCTGAAAAAAACCTTGTCTGTGACAATTTTGGTAGGTAAACCTGTTGTCGCAGTCAAGAAGCCCTGCCAgtgacaattttggtagctaaACCCGTTGTCACAGCCAAGAAGCTGAGAAACCCTGCCTgtgacaattttggtagctaaACCAGTTGTCACAGCCAAGAAGCTGAGAAACCCTGCCTGGgacaattttggtagctaaACCCGTTGTCACAGCCAAGAAGCTGAGAAACCCTGCCTgtgacaattttggtagctaaATCCATTGTCACAGCCAAGAAGCTGAGAAACCCTGCCTgtgacaattttggtagctaaACCCGTTGTCACAGCCAAGAAGCTGAGAAACCCTGCCTgtgacaattttggtagctaaATCCATTGTCACAGCAAAGGAGCTGAGAAACCCTGCCTgtgacaattttggtagctaaACCCATTGTCACAGCAAAGAAGCTGAGAAACCCTGCCTgtgacaattttggtagctaaACCCGTTGTCACAGCCAAGAAGCTGAGAAACCCATTGTCACAGCCAAGAAGCTGAGAAACCCTGCCTgtgacaattttggtagctaaACCTGTTGTCGCAGCCAAGAAGCTGAGAAACCCATTGTCACAGCCAAGAAGCTGAGAAACCCTGCCTgtgacaattttggtagctaaACCTGTTGTCGCAGCCAAGAAGCTGAGAAACCCATTGTCACAGCCAAGAAGCTGAGAAACCCTGCCTGTGACAATTTTGATAGCTAAACCAGTTGTCACAGCCAAGAAGCTGAGAAACCCTGCCTgtgacaattttggtagctaaACCAGTTGTCACAGCCAAGAAGCTGAGAAACCCTGCCTgtgacaattttggtagctaaACCCGTTGTCACAGCCAAGAAGCTGAGAAACCCTGTCTgtgacaattttggtagctaaACCAGTTGTCACAGCCAAGAAGACCCTATAGCTGAAAAGTGATATAACATTCAGCCTGCCTCCTCAGACATTTGCAGAGCCTATGAGTGTATTTAACTACTAGAAATCAGGTAGGCTGTTTACTTAAAACCACTTGATAAGGCCGTGAGAGCCCCAGAAGTTTGGAAAACCAACCAGAATCGCAAAAGATTAGAAATGCTTTGGTCCAGGTTGAAAAAATCGTGTTGTTTTCACAGTCTAACATTTGCTGAAGATTACCTGTGATCTGATGTTATTGTATCAGTGGAATCGTATCagtggaaaaattcttcagtatgatgtgaaatcccaaaaatacatgtagataaaattcTTCCATAAAACATTCTTCTGTAATCGCACATGGCTGCAACAAAGACGCtggaaaatatgtatttatgaagaaaaatgttcatattCTGATGTGTGAAAATGTGAGAAATCAGACTCAAATGCAAGAGCGTAAATCAGAGACCCTTCAGacgaataataaataaatttcttttgtagGGATAAACGCCACTGACACACAATCCTGTTCTGGATTTCACTGTAATAATGGCAGATGTCTGCTGGAAAATAGCAACGTTTGTGATGGGAGCAATGATTGTGGTGATAGCACTGATGAAATCTTCTGTGGTGAAGGTAAGAAAATTTGCACCTAACAAGTGATGCGCACATAATTGATATGCACATGACAAGTAATATGCACATAACAAATGATATGCACATGACACGTGATATGCACATAACAAGTGATAGGTACATAACAAGTGATATGCACATAACAAGTGATAGGCACATGACAAGTGATAGGCACATGACAAGTGATAGGCACATGACAAGTGATATGCACATGACAAGTGATAGGCACATGACAAGTGATATGCACATGACAAGTGATAGGCACATGACAAGTGATAGGCACATGACAAGTGATAGGCACATGACAAGTGATATGCACATGACAAGTGATAGGCACATGACAAGTGATATGCACATGACAAGTGATAGGCACATGACAAGTGATAGGCACATGACAAGTGATATGCACATGACAAGTGATAGGCACATGACAAGTGATATGCACATGACAAGTGATATGCACATAACAAGTGATATGCACATAACAAGTGATATGCACATAACACGTGATATACACATAACAAGTGTATGCACATAACACGTGATATTCACATGACAAGTGTATGCACATAACACGTGATATTCACATGACAAGTGTTATGCACATAACAAGTGATATGCACATGACAAGTGATATGCACATGACACATGATATGCACATAACAAGTGATATACACATAACAAGTGATATACACATGACAAGTGATATGCACATGACACGTGATATGCACATAACACGTGATATACACATAAGTGTATGCACATAACACGTGATATTCACATGACAAGTGTATGCACATAACACGTGATATTCACATGACAAGTGTTATGCACATAACAAGTGATATGCACATGACACGTGATATACACATAACAAGTGTATGCACATAACAAGTGATATACACATAACAAGTGATATACACATAACAAGTGATATGCACATGACAAGTGATATGCACATAACAAGTGATATGCACATAACAAGTGTATGCACATAACATGTGATATTCACATAACAAGTGATATGCACAtaacatgtgatatacacaTAACAAGTGATATTCACATAACAAATGATATTCACATAACAAATGATATGCAGTTGGAAATGGATTGGTGGTGAATTCACTAGTTAACTTCACatgttgttttttaatttagttTCATTATCATtctgattagaaaaaaaataccccACACTGATTTTCATTCACTGAAGCCAGTCTTCTTGGAGATATTTACTGCCTATACACGGTACTTTTCTTTTAACCAAGTCAgtatattttgacaaaacttATGAAAgttattggtttattttatgatttttgtgattttgataaacatacattgtgcatgtatcagttaaaatctgtaaaatgattatatatgtattaataatGAATCGTTTTAACCTTTTGTTTCAGAGTCTGCAGCAGATTGTAGTTTTGAGGACGGGACTTTGTGTAATTATGTTCAGGATAGCAACGACGACCTTGATTGGCTGATTCACAGGATGGCCACGCCCTCTCTTTTCACGGGTCCCCGCCTTGATAACACGTACAGGAACCAATCAGGTTAGAGCTCAGTCTGTGATAACCGACGGTCACAGTTGTGttagtaccctaattcctcaaccttttctcaaatgaaagagtaactttcagtacaatttttgcacatttttgatttgattttgaggACAAAATTactttggttggattggtccATTTCAGGActgcacaaaaagtatgattttatcagacaaaacaaaaaatgctttcagaatatccttgaataaacactttgaaaaCATGTGCAAAGGTTGAAAAATAACGCTATCATCGTGAGAcatttactcactcactcactcacctgtcTTAATCTTGTAGGTCATTACCTGTATTTAGAGGCCACAGGTGTGTTACCTGGTAATAAAGCGCGCCTCACCCTCCCAGAGAGGAGCTGGCAGGAGCACTGTCTGCGTGTGGCTTATCACATGAGGGGGCAGGGCATGGGCTCTCTTAAGGTACAGTCATTGTTAGTGTGTTTCCAGTGTTACGGTTGAGGTACAAGATTTTGGTGTTCTGAAAGCCATTGTaatgaaatatatcaaaaagGGCAGTTTCCCTAAGTACATATTACAGGGTTTACGGAAGGATGTTTGTTATcaataatttttgtgtttttgtaaacTTGCTTTTCTGGGACAGGACTATTTATACTAATAATTTTGGAAAGtctttttttgaaatgttaagATCAAATTCGTATAAAATGTGTATTAACTCTTATAAATGAGTTAATGAGTTATCAAAGTAACTGTATGAAAAATAGCTGTAATTGTTCTTATTTTTAGTCAGACATTTTAATTTGAGCATTTAGGTTGTTCTTAGCACTCAAAACTTCTACGATATATGTCTTCCACAGGTTTTGACAGAACAGACGATGTCTAAAACATCCACTTTGCATTGGGTTGTCAATGGTAACCTGGGCACCATGTGGAAGACCGCAGCCATTACTCTACcaaggggagactactctaTCATCCTAGAGGGCAGCAGGGGTTCTGAGTACACTAGTGACATGGCCATTGATGATATCACATCCAGATTGGGGGCCTGTCCAGCTGTGAATTTCAGTTAGTAATGGTTTTTGCTGAATGACTTTTTCAGCAAAGTTTTTAGTTCCTAACCTGACCAAGATTGGGACCTgcgtggctgagtggttagcgtgttacCGCAGAACAATAATGCCACCAGTGTGGTTGCAGCTCAaactggcttcctctacagTTGTATGTaagtggaaagatctgccagcaacctgcaggtgatCATGGGTTTCACTTGGGCTCTGCTCagcttcttcccaccataatcctcgctgttgtcgtataagtgaaatgcttttgagtacagtgtaaaacaccaagcaaatgagtaaataaataaataaataaacttgatcAAGAAACTTTAAACTGTATCGATTGTCGGTGGTATACCTGATACCTGTTCAAAGGTGGAGAGATTTTGCCTGGTGTCATGGTTTGTAATAGTAGAAGCAAGCAAGGTAATATGACCAGGGTATGGAAGTAATACAGCTGTTGTGGCGTTAAAGGAAAAAACCTCTAAACATTGAAGCAGACATcgctaaatagaccacttaaaactatgcataaatatactttcatttgttttctttagatttttgtgaagacaGATAAAggcactcaaacatttgaattctaaggtgggctttacggGACCATACTATCAAAGGGTaggaattctgacgtcacaggaagtttaccCAACTCTAATCACGTCACTGAATATTAGAATAACTCTctttacctatgagtaaaagattactgaaataatgtgctaaaaaattccttccttctggtgaagaTGTGACGTCAAGAGTTCCCAGATACCTTCTACATGGCCCATAAAGCGCGCCTTACTATTCAAATACTTtgtatttgaatgcctttcaacactccaaaaaatctgaaaaaatttccagttgtctgtatgatgaaccttaacTTCATACTTTAGCTTTCATTTACTTTAAAGCAGTGATCATTCATTTTACGTCATGTGACACtctgtcttatttatttttatccagGTTGCCAAGACGATCAGTTCTCCTGTCACACCACAAACTTGTGTTTGCCGATGTCAAAGCGATGTGATACTGTGAATAATTGCGGAGACTTCAGTGATGAGATGGACTGTGGTGAgtgaacatgtttgtttttgtgcgtgtatgtttttttttgtcatcagaTAAACAGGGTGTGAGCTCAATCCTCGTCTTAGACACGCAATTTTGAAATTTCCTCTCATTTTTCAGTTTCAGGGAACTTGGTGAGGATAATCAGGTGATTCGCACGGTCTATAGTTTGTTGAAAACAACTTTTCTTTCACCAGAATGGTGTGCATATCATTGCGTCACACGTAGAAAAATTTATCAGCAGCTTGCGGGGAAAATAAGTGGCTGATAGCGCTAATGGGGTCATTTTGCATTGTGACCCCTGCTGTTGACTCCTGTCTTCCACCTACATGGTGTACTGGACTTATTTAAGCACCTTTAGAGTCAAACGACGTAGTGTTATCTAAAGCTGCGTGGAAGATGCAGGGCTGAGGAATGCCGCAATTCTTATGTACAAGTACTTTTGTACAATTGTCTTTGCTCTTACAGGTTAGGGTTTGGCTTTGTGTCAAAaggtttgttgtgtatttgacGAAGGGCTGTGGTATACATACAACACTCAGTTCCCAGCACGCTTGATCAGCATtagcctaattcctcaacctttggGGACCAGCcccgataacacagttggtagagggtCCGGGGCCAGAGCAGTAGATCCAGtctcaatcctgggtcgggtcacctAAGGATTGGGTATGCCTAAGACcgtaaaaaagaggaagttgtaacttcctcacttggcgttcagcatggaggggatagtgcaatgactagttgacctgtatcagtataatggctcgggctgtgtggcttacttgcctttggtaagtcgttttagcgaagcagcacttgataaaagagcggtagaaatccgtcctgcaacaaggaggcacattacatgcactctaaggactccttcaaaGACGTAAATAATTAGTACCTGTATCTTGAATTAATTTATGCATTTCTTGTGGTTGCAGAATGTACAGACAAGCAGTACTATTTCCAGTGTAACTATGGCAACTGTATCAAGGCATACATGCAGTGCGACAACAACACAGACTGTCCAGACGGGAGTGATGAAGTAAACTGTGGTGAGTTAAGAGAGTGAAGTACTTGTGAAGAAATGGTGATTGTTCACAGAGAGAGGAAAGTCTGTTCGAAGTGTGAACTGGAAATTTTGACCGTGAACTATAACTGTCATCTGAAGTCAGTTAACTCGTGCTGCTATGAAATGATCTATATTAAACTGTTTTCCCATTACTGCTGATTTGGATCTTGACTTAGACTGGTCtcagttttcagcactagaatcttaCATCCAGGAAGTGCAATCAGTAGTATTCGTAACAGTGTCTCTTAAAATCAACTTTCTTAATGAAatcgaccggcccggatagcacagttggtagagcgtccgcttcgggaccggtagatccaggagcaatccttgatcgagtcacacctaagactttaaaagaggaagttgtaacttcctcgcttggcgttcagcatgaaggggatagtgcaacgactggttgacccgtatcagtataatggctcgggcgaggcgacttacttgccttcggtaagtcgtctcagtgaagcagcactaaataaaagagcggtgaaaatccgtcctgcaacaaggaggcacattacacgtacatgcaccctaatgattccttcgtcatcatatgactgaaaaattgttgagtacgacgttaaaccccaagcactcactcactcactcttaatGAAATCCCTCAGTCTGACATCTACACCCGTGTCAAGTGTGGGAGAAAGGGCCCCATGGCCAAGTTTGTTGGTGTGTTCGCACAGCAGAAGGACCCAgtagccgctcaccaatgctatcactgtgagttcaagtccatctcatgctagCTTTCTGTCGTGCGTgagaagatcttccagcaacctgaagatAGTCACAGATTTTCCtctcgtcataatgctggctgctttttgttcattttaatgtgaaatattttcaactaCATCATGaaacccaaatcaaataaataaatttataaacctGTCCATATTGATGTTTTGTACAGTGTGTCCCCGGGGTCAGGCCCAGTGCCCAGACGGGAAGTGTATCATGTCAGAGTGGCTGTGTGATGGAGATTGGGACTGTCGCGATGGCTGGGATGAGGACAACTGCTGTAAGATACCAGTCTCACTATGACTAGTACATTGCTCACCTTTATCAGGCTGTACATGAATATTAAGGAGATTTAATATTGAGGATTAAGAAATATTAATgtttaataatttgtttatatataatcaactaataaattaaaatgtataaaaaaaaaaatgtattaatatcGGTGTGCTATCACAATTCAGACCTGGTGTGTCGTGTTGTGACAAGGTTGACGTCGTTGGGTGTGCCTTTTTGTGCACACAGGTGTTACTCATCATTCCATTATACATAtctgtgagaaagtttgtctgtaactcgGATAGGTACTGTGTATGGCACTATCATGATTATAGAACAGTTTTGGCCAttgaacaaaaaccaaaaaaaaaaacaaaaagtttgttaatatacaattgttttgttgttaCTATAAATCTTGCACCTTTTTAACCTCTTAAGCTTttttttcagtacaatttaCGTATACAGATATTATGAAGATGATGCTGAAAATGATGTAAGCTTcagaaaactgcaaattatttctttacaggCTGTAGTTCTTTCGGAATGTTTCAATAAATATTGGTCACgggaaaagttgaagaattaggttagTGTATATCTgatttgttgaaaacatttaagttttttaGCTGTACCCTCATTGTGTTGACAGTAACCTGTAAGCTTGACGAGCACACCTGTCAGGATTACACCTGTGTTCCTCAGAGTCAGGTGTGTGATGGAGAGTACAATTGTGCTGATAGATCAGACGAGGAGTACTGTGGTAAGTGGCAGATCGAGAGTTCAATCCCGACTGATTCCATATCtgatgattttttctttcatttttttttttgtggaaaaactCTTTTTCCTAAGAGTGGGTTATTGCCTATTCACAGGTCAGAAATTTTGCATATACTTAATTGCTTTCCAGAAATGTTTTGAGTAAAGAACCTCTCCTTGTAACAATTTAGATTTGTGCAAATTGAATTAAACAGGTTCTGTCTGAACTGAATCGAGATAACAAACTTTTCTGAATTGATACATGCAGATGACAATTTATGTCCAAAGGAATTATTTACGAAACAGCTTGGGAAAAGATGACACACTGATGTTTATCCCTGTTTCAGTGCGTCGTAGGTCCTGGGACAGCATGCTGGAAGTGCGTCATGgattgtcatggttaccagtgTGCTACTCTGACTGGGATGCGGGTCTTGGACACGAAATCTGTGACATCACGGGTGAAGGGTAAGATTTGTACACATGGACAACACAGAGGGAAATAAGCCATCTGAAACTTTCTGGGAGGGAGTACTGGAGAGGGAACTTCAGTCAGTGTAAATTCTATTAAATAACACCAGAGCAAAATACAAGGACATTGTGATATACCCTTACCGGTGAACAAAATACAAGGACATTTTGACATACCCCTTACAGCTGAACAATATACAAGGACATTTTGATATACCCTTATAGGTGAACAATACACAAGGACATTTTGATATACCCTTACAGGTGAAAAGTTACAGCTCACCCTAAAGAAGTCCAAAATTATGGAAAATATTGCCGGATGAATTTAActtaaatgttcaaaatattatCCTGTGTTTATGTACACCAACTGTACAGAGATTTGCCATTAATTCCTGTGCTTGTTTCACATTTGAGAAAGACAGGGAATTTCCGAGCTCTCATTGGTCGTGGAGCCTTGGTGATAACAACTGTGGGTCAGTGATGCTTCAAAGTCTAACGTTTacgtcacaggtgggaaagaAGTATCAAACCTACGTGTTCAAGTGTCTTGCACTGTTTCTTTTTGACTTTTCCCCCCTAGACCTTATAATGGGACAGTCCGTCTGAATTACGCCAGCTCCTCCTACCTCAGGCTGAGGGAACAACGAAACCAGCTGGATGAAAAACTTAAACAGGAGGTGAGAATTCTCAAACattcagtgtatttatttatttatttatttgattggtgttttacgccatattcaaaaatatttcacttatactacgtcagccagcattatggtgggtggaaaccgggcagagtctgggggaacaTTCAATGTAGATTTCATCTTGAGAGTTTGAGGGTGGAATGTGTGAGTATGTAATATGTGAGTGTGTAATATGTGAGTGTGTAATGTCTGAGTATGTAATATGTGAGTGTGTAATGTCTGAGTGTGTAATGTCTGAGTATGTAATATGTGAGTGTGTAATGTCTGAGTGTGTAATGTCTGAGTATGTAATATGTGAGTGTGTAATGTCTGAGT from Liolophura sinensis isolate JHLJ2023 chromosome 3, CUHK_Ljap_v2, whole genome shotgun sequence carries:
- the LOC135463956 gene encoding very low-density lipoprotein receptor-like, whose protein sequence is MSKTSTLHWVVNGNLGTMWKTAAITLPRGDYSIILEGSRGSEYTSDMAIDDITSRLGACPAVNFSCQDDQFSCHTTNLCLPMSKRCDTVNNCGDFSDEMDCECTDKQYYFQCNYGNCIKAYMQCDNNTDCPDGSDEVNCVCPRGQAQCPDGKCIMSEWLCDGDWDCRDGWDEDNCLTCKLDEHTCQDYTCVPQSQVCDGEYNCADRSDEEYCVRRRSWDSMLEVRHGLSWLPVCYSDWDAGLGHEICDITGEGPYNGTVRLNYASSSYLRLREQRNQLDEKLKQEYWV
- the LOC135464018 gene encoding atrial natriuretic peptide-converting enzyme-like, encoding MSGGLLGGLSGEVSTVPVSTTEAVYTCQPVPAGACNGVLPYAFTSFPNEFGHESAPSASGALLELLDSSSQCPLVDKELLICPILFPKCEASKQIPACRALCEALPMTCIQFLGLDCRAFPNDDDPKVCVTAGVVDTWINATDTQSCSGFHCNNGRCLLENSNVCDGSNDCGDSTDEIFCGEESAADCSFEDGTLCNYVQDSNDDLDWLIHRMATPSLFTGPRLDNTYRNQSGHYLYLEATGVLPGNKARLTLPERSWQEHCLRVAYHMRGQGMGSLKSDILI